The DNA window AGGGATCGGGATGATGATCGCCCTTTTTATAACCGGCAGGCGCAGCAGTGATACCACCATCCCAAGCCGGGATGGAACCATCGGCATTGGCGCCCTTCTCGGCCCCCAGGGGTGTCAGGGTACTGCTGAGCTTGGCGGCATCGCTATCCGAGACCTTGGCCATAGCAACGGGACCACCCAGGGCCAAAATTACCGCTGCAGACAATATCGCAAGTTTCTTCATTGTTATTGTCCTTATATCGAATACTTGAGGTTGAACGAGACGTAGTCACGATCAGCCATGGCATTGGTGGTACCCACCCCGCCAAAGAAGCTGTTATAGGAGATATCGGCTCCCCAACGGCTTTGGTAATCGAAGTTGATACCAAAGGCTACCGACTTACGTCCCTCGGTGAAGAGGAACATGGGATCGGGCGTAATACCATCGACGTCATGGGACCAAATCAGCCTTGGGGACACGTTGATGCCGGCAAACAGGTTGTTGTAATCGGCCTTGGCCACAATGCGATAACCCCAGGAGAAATCGGTGGGGAACGGATTGGTTTCCGGACCGTTATGCAGCGCTTGGATGATGCCCGGCATATCGGGATTACCGCCGGAGCGGGCAGTGCCTGGGCCATTTAGGCGCAGCTCGTCGAAACCTGGCATATCGTGGATCCACACACCACCCACCTCGGCCAGCATGGTGAGGTTGTCTGTACCCAGGGTTGGGCCAAACAGGTGGGTAAAGGTCATCTGAGCCTGGGTGGTATCGCGGCGGATAAAGCCTTCGGCATACTCACCAAGCCCCACATCATTGACATAAGAACTGTACTGGGACAAACCGTCAAGATCCGGACGCCAGCCGGCATTGGCCAGCTGTTGCGGCATGGCGGCAAACAGCAGTTCCACGTCGTCAATTTGCAGCGGCTCATCCTGACGATGGGCGATTTCACCGGCCACCGAGGTATCACCAATCAGAGTATTGAAGCTGAAACCATAGAGCTTGATGTCTTCGGGATACACTATCTGTGCCTTGGAGAAACTCTTCAGACCCAGGAGCGTTTCCCTGTCTATGTTGCCGGCATTCACACCCAAGGTGTGCATATCCAGCATCAGAGCGCCAGCACTGAAATCGGCCGTGGTACCGCTTATAAGCGGACGGCGGCTGTGGTAGTTCATAAAGTACAGACCGAACTCGGTTTCACCCAGCTCTGGGGCGTAATAGCCCAGTTTGAAGCCGTATTGGCCGTCATCACTGGCCTTGGCCTCGTCTTCCACCAGGGTTACCTTGGTGGGATACGCCAGGGCAAGGCCAATCAGGGTTTCGGTGGGAATGCTTTGACCTGAGGCCAACATGCCACTCAGCTTGTTGTATTCTGCCAGCAGGAATTCCAGATTGATGTCAGGGTTGGCGTTGAAGCCAAGCTGAGCATTCTGATTGTAACCGCCGTAGCCTGCGAAATCGTTGGTGGCGAAAATAGAGCCCGGGGTCGGGATCCAGATTGGCTGCCAATCATATTGATAGAAGGCCTCAAGGCTCAGGTTTTCGGTCAGGCCCAAAGAGGCCCACACCATACCCTGGGGACGGAAAGCTTCTTTCAGCTCAGCCCCCGGGGCATTAAGAATATTGAGATCGACAGGGTTAATGACCCCGATACCATGGGCTATCAAGGTACTTTCGCCCCATGACACCACCTGATCACCAACGCGGATGGACAGCGGGTTATTGCCATCATTCAGGTCGAAGTTGGCATAGACAAAGGCGTCGAGCAGACGCACATCTTTACACTGAACTTCACGGGCTTTTTTATCGGCACAGGGGTCATATTCCTTGCCGGTCAGCGGATCGCTGAAGCCGAAATCACCATCATTGAGCTTGCGATCGTAAAACCACATACCACGGGCAAATACGCCGTAGTTTTCGTACTTCAGCGACAGCTCGTGCAATCCCTTAACGATTTCCGAGGTGGTATCACCCTTGGAATACAACAGATTGCTCAAGTCGTTGTTGCTGGAATAAGAGCCGGGCTGGGCCCAGATCTCGGCGGAAGTGTACTTGGTGTTACCGAAGGCGGTGTAATTGGACCAGTCAAAGCGCGGGTGATTGACCTTGCCTATCTGGCCATCCCAATCACGCTCTTCAACCCGCCAACTGGCACCGGCAGTAAAGGTTGAGTCAAATGTCCCCTTGACCGCTCCCCAATCAAACGACACGGCGCTGGCACTTGACGCCATCCCCAAACTGAGTGCCGACGCCACCCCCAAAGCAAGCGCCGACTTGTTAAAACCGTTCTTAACAACTTTCATGTTAGATTCTCTCCGTAACCTGCTGGATTCTTTGTTATAGGAATTGCAACCAACATATGGTTAGCCTACAGGTAACACCATTGTTACAGCAATTGCTGCGGTTGAGCAAGGCGCTGATTGAGAAAATTTTCTAAAGAATTGGGCACTTAGTCGAAATTCAATCACCCGTTTCAGATGCCTGATTTAAATCTTTCGACCCTGGGTGGGAAGGGGGAAAATGACTGGTCGGATTAGTCGGTTTTTATCAAGAGCTTAGAGCCTTCATAAAAATTTTTAGCCGAAGGTAAAATCCAATTAAACGTTTTAAGTCTTTACTCTAATTTTTCTATGGAAACAAATTTACCCTGTTGATCCAACTCCAGCCTGAAATGCCCTCTTATCCCCTCTCTGGTCAAATAACGGCGCAGATGCCTGCCATGGATCCACAACAGTCGACCGGCATCATCCTTTACCTGGATCATCTCCGCAGTCCCTTGATAGTATGGGAGAAAATCATCAAAGCTGAGATTGATTCGAAAAAATAGCTGCATCTTTTCCTCATAAACGGGGGCAAATGAAACTTGCCCCCGCTGCTGATATCAATCTGTGGCCAGGGCCTTGGAGACCTTTTCAAACAGATCGCGCGACAAATCAGGCATAGCCAACAATTGTCCCAGACAGGCCTTCATTTTTTCCTGCCTCACAGCATCAAACTTGGCAAACTGAATAAGCGGCGTGACTATGCGCGCCGCCAGCTGGGGGTTGGCACTGTTAAGCTTTATCAGATACCCGGTCAGCAATTCATATCCCCTGCCATCGGGACGGTGAAATTGGGCCGGATTGCCGGCGGCAAAGCTGCCAATGAGCGAGCGCACCCGATTGGGGTTGGACAAACTGAAGGCCGGGTGCTGACTGAGTGCGTCTATGCGTGTCAGCACGGCATCATCCTCTGCCATCGCATGAAGCGTAAACCATTTATCCATCACCAGTGGGGTAGCATTCCATTTACGTTCAAAATCGGCCATCAGTGGTTCGGCACACTCCAACTCTGCCGCCATAACAGCCTTCAAGGCCCCGAGGGTATCGGTCATATTGTTGCTGCCATGATACTGAGCCAATGCCAAACTCTCGGCCTCGGCGCTGGCCTGACACAGCAGCGCCAAACAGGCATTTTTCAAGGCCCGGGCGGGAGCATCATCCAGTACACTTTGCTCGCGGTAACGGGCCTGCAATTCATCCGCCAACTCGCTCGCCAGTTCCTCCACCACAAAGCGGCGGGCGGCCAGCAAGGCATCCAGCTCAACGGTTTCCACTTGTTCGATAAGGGAATTAATGGATGGAAGCGCCAGAACTTCGGCTACCAGCTCCCGATCAAGCTGCGGATCCAACAGTACGGCCCGCAGCGCATCCGCCACCCGACTGTCGACGCCCATGGCGTCACCGGCTGCCAACTTGGAAACGTTGCCCCAAATGGCACGGCTGAAGAGTTCCACCGAGGCTTCCCAACGGGCCACTTCACTGCCGGCATGGCGCATCAGGGTCACCAATTGCTCGGTGGAAAAATCGTATTTCAATTTGACCGGTGCGGAGAAGTTCTGCAACAGCGACGGCACCGGCCTTTGCGCCAAATTGGGGAATTCAAACACCTGCTCTTCACCGGTCAGATCCAGTACCCGATTGATCAGGGATTGTCCGCCCTCACCGAGCAACTCAACATCAAATGGAATATGCAAGGGCAAAGGATCGCTCAGTCCCTTTATCCTGGGCTGTTGCTGACTCAACTTCAGGCGATAACAGCCATTGTCAAAGCTGTCACTGACAGTGACCACTGGAGTACCAGCCTGACTGTACCAGCGACGGAATTGGCGCAGATCTATACCGCTGGCATCTTCCATGGCGGCAACAAAATCATCGCAAGTCACGGCCTGACCATCGTGGCGCTCAAAGTACAGCTTCATACCGGCCTGAAACCCGGCCTCGCCCAACAAGGTGTGCAGCATACGGATCACTTCCGCTCCCTTGTTGTATACGGTAACCGTATAGAAGTTGTTCATCTCGATGACACTTTGGGGGCGAATGGGATGCGCCATGGGGCCGGCATCCTCGGCAAATTGCTGATTCTTTATTACCTTGATGGCATGAATACGGTTGACCGCCCGAGAGCCGAGATCGGAGCTGAATTCCTGATCTCTAAATACGGTCAAACCTTCCTTGAGACTGAGTTGAAACCAGTCGCGGCAGGTCACCCGGTTACCGGTCCAGTTATGAAAGTACTCATGGCCCACGACAGATTCTATGCCATGATAATCTTCGTCTGTGGCACTGGCGGTGTCGGCCAGCACATACTTGGTATTGAAGATATTCAGGCCTTTGTTCTCCATGGCGCCCATGTTGAAGAAGTCCACCGCCACTATCATGTAGATATCGAGATCGTATTCGAGCCCAAAGCGGCTTTCATCCCAGGCCATGGACTTTTTCAGTGACGCCATGGCGTGGTGGGCCTTATGCAGATTGCCCTTGTCAACAAACACCTGCAACGCCACATTGCGGCCACTGCGGGTGATAAAACTGTCCTGCAACAGGTCAAAATCCCCCGCCACCAGGGCAAAAAGATAGCTGGGTTTCGGGAAGGGATCCTCCCAGCACACGAAATGACGGCCTCCCTCCAACTCACCGGCATCCACCTTGTTGCCATTGCTCAGCAGAAAGGGAAATTCCGCCTTGGGTGCCTCAATACGCACCTTATAGCGGGCCAGCACATCGGGGCGGTCCAGGAAATAGGTGATGCGCCTGAAACCTTCGGCCTCGCATTGGGTACAGTAAGCCCCATCGGACATGTACAGACCTTCAAGACTGGAGTTGGCCGCGGGGTCTATCAGGGTCACCAGCTCCAAACTGAAGCGTTCCGGCACGTCGGCGATGATGAGCTTGCCGGGCTCCAGACGATACGCTACGTCCCTGCCATCAACCGCCACCCGCTCAAGCTCGAGTTGCTCTCCATCAAGCACCAGTTCGGTCGCACCAGTCTGCTGTCTTTGGATTTGGCTGATGGCGGTGACCCGAGTGGCTGCAGGTGCCAGCTCGAATCGCAACTCGATATCACTGATTAGAAAGTCGCTGACACGGTAGTCATCCAGGTGTTTGGCTGTTGGCTCTGTCATGGTTTTCCCTTATTGCTGTGCTTGTGAAAAAAAACGCGCCGGGGCGCGTTTTTTTAATGGGTTGACCGGCAAATCAACCGGCATTTTTCGCCAATTGACCGGCATCGACCATATCCAGGGTGATAAAGGCCGTTTCGTCGAGGAATGGATCCGGCGCTTCCGGAGTGTTCTCCAGCTCATCGAGGCTCTTCACCGGAGGCAGGCCTTGATGTACCCGGCGCTCGTTGGCGCGGTCCAATTGCTTCTTATCATCGGCTTCACGTTGTGCCAGGCGGTCTTTTTCAACCAGAGACACAGTTTTTTCGTCGTGATGCTTTTTGTACTCGAGTATATCCTGATAGATATAGCCGAACTCCACGTCCTGCTTGATGCGTTGCTCGTGCTTGGCTTCCAGGCTGCTCACCAGTTGCGGGGAGATCTCTCCCACCACACCATACTGGGCCACGGGAACCTGATCCCAAGGCAGAGCGTTATCTTCTTCCGCCTCACCGTATTCCCCTTGTGCCAGTGCACTTGGGAACGGAATATCAGGTGTCACACCCTTGAGCTGAGTACTGCCACCGTTGATCCGGTAGAACTTCTGTATCGTGTATTGCACATGACCTATGGGTTTGTCATACAGATCGTAGATACGTCCCAGGCTCTTGTGCTGCTGCACAGTTCCCTTGCCAAAGGTTGATTCACCCACTATCAACGCACGCTGATAGTCCTGCAGCGCTGCTGCAAATATTTCCGATGCTGACGCGCTGTAACGGTCCACCAACACGGTCAAGGGACCGGAGTAACTGACCTTGCCATCGTTATCCCTGTGCTGGGAAACACGGCCATTGGCATCACGCACCTGCACCACTGGGCCCATGTCGATGAAAAGACCGGTCAACAACACGGCCTCGGTAAGTGCGCCACCGCCGTTGCCACGCAGATCGATAACAATACCTTCGACTTTGGCTTCATTGAGCTTAACCAGCTCCCTGGCCACGTCCTGGGACAGGTTCATGTAGAAGCCGGGGATCTGGATAACACCGACCTTACGGTTGGCGTAGGCGCCTTCCTTAGGTTCAATCACCTTGGACGTCGCCGCTCTGTCTTCCAGACGGATTTTGTCACGCACTATGGTGACTTCAAACAACTTGGCGTTGGAGCCGCCCTTCTTGGGCAGGATTTGCAACCGAACCTTGCTGCCCTTGGGGCCTTTGATCAGGTCTACTACATCATCCAGGCGCCAGCCGATAACGTCGACTATGGGACCATCTTCCTGGCCGACACCGACGATTCTGTCTTCCGGCGACAGCTTTTCACTCAGAGCTGCGGGGCCACCGGCCACCATGCTCTTAATGACTGTGTAATCGTCATCAAGCTGCAGCACGGCACCAATGCCTTCAAGGCTCAGGTTCATTTCCATCTGGAAACGCTCGGCATTGCGCGGTGACAAATAGCTGGTATGGGGTTCAATGCTGCGGGAAAACGCATTCATTACTGTCTGGAATACATCTTCACTCTGGGTTTGCCCCAAACGCTTGATGGCGTTGTTGTAGCGCTTTTGCAGCACTTCAACTATCTCGTCCCAGTTTTTGCCGGTCAGTTTCAGATTCAGCGCATCATACTTGACCCGTTGACGCCACAGCTCATTGAGCTCAGCTTCATCTTTTGGCCAGGGAGCATCCTCACGATCGTACTCGTAGGCATCGCCGGGCTCATCGAAATTCATCTTGGCATCAAGCAGACTCAGTGCATAAGCGAAGCGCTCATAGCGACGACGCTGCGCCAAGTCAAACATGGTGTAAGCTCCGCTCAAATCGCCGTTTTTGAGCATGTCATCAAACTGCGTCGCGTAGCTATTAAATCCGGCGATATCGGCTTGGGTCAGCACATTGCGACGATAGTCCAATTGCTCCAAATAGCGATCGAAGATACTCGCGGAAAAACCATCATCCAGATTGAATCTGTGGTAATGAGAACGGGTGAACAGATCGGCCACCCGCTTGCTGGCCACCTTGTGCTGTGGCTCCTGTTCAAGGGAGGGTAACTCGCTGACTTGAATTGCCGGCGGAATTGCCCAAGCTGAAAAAGCAGCCAGAGCTGAAGCGACTGACGCGGCTAAAGTGAGTTTTCGCATCAACAAGTTACTCCTTTGTACTTGATTGGGTTACAGCAGTATATAGTCAGCCCTTACCTTGACAGTCAAGCCGCTATCCAACTGGACATGTACATCTTCCTTGTTGATATCCACGACTGTGCCTGCCACGGGGGACATACCCAATTTGACATTCACACGCTGTTTTGGTTTCAGATCGGCCAGTTTTGCCTGCACCAAATTGGAAACATCCACGGCGGGTTTAGCCTTGGGTTCAGCCTGTGATGGTTTGGCGGCACGTTCCTGACGTGGACGGTCCTGGCGCGGACGATCTTGACCTGGACGCTCCTGACGGGGGCGCTTGGCCTGTGGTTTACGGGCAGGCTTATCTGTTGCCTCGGCCTTGGGGGCGCGCTCGGCACGCTTGGCCTTGGCTTTCTCCTGACTTTCTTTCAGGGTCGCCTGGGCGTGATCTATGTGCTCTTGCTCCAACTCACCGCAGGGATTGCCATCAAGGTCAACCCTTACCGCACCTTCTTTGATGCACTTGAGGTAACGCCAGCTGCTGGTATAACGGCGCAGGGCAACACGAAGCTGTGTTTTACTGACTTTGGAATCATCAGCCAACCTTTCTGCCAGATCTTGAAACAAACCTATTTTCAGAGGTTTAGCCTCACCCTCGGCGATAAAGCACAGGGGGAATGTTTCATACAAATACGCCAGAATGGCGTTGGTGTCGGTCAACTTTTCTGTTGATTCCATTTCTACTTCCACAGTTCACAGGGATGCGGCGTTCTGATGCCGGCATCGGTTATGTAAGGTTATGGCCACCCGGAGCCATCGCACACGTTAGCATTATATCGACGGATGCCAAAGTGCTTATAAACATTGATTAACAAATTTCCGTTAATCCGCCCCCCGCACGGCAGGAAGCAGCCGCCTATTATAAGGCGGCCTTGAGCGAATGCGACCGGGATTTACGCTAAATTGGTGGGATTTCAACCAAACAGGGTGTTTTCCAGCACCCGGACAGCCTGTTCCAGGCCCAATTGATCCGCTTCGTCGAAGCGGTCGAACACCGGACTGTCAATATCCAGCACGGCAACGACCTGCCCCTGCTTGCGAACCGGGATCACGATTTCGGAGTTGCTGGCTGAATCGCAGGCGATATGACCATCGAACTGGTGCACGTCGGCGACTCTCTGGGTGCTGTCCAGCGCAGCTGCTGTGCCGCAGACACCTTTGCCCCAGGGAATGCGGTTGCAGGCGACCTTACCCTGGAAGGGGCCGAGCACCAGCTCATCGCCACGACGGATATAAAAACCGACCCAGTTCAATTCGGTCAGCTGGCTGTTAAGCATGGCAGAGAAATTGGCCATGGCCGACACCATATCGTCGTCGCCCTCAAGCAGGGCCGCCAGTTGTCGGTTCAGTGATTGGTAAAATTCAGACTTCATGCAAGTACCTTATGCCAATACCGTCTGATTAATCAGCGGCGTCTTTCCTGGTGTTTTTCCTGGGCGCGGGTTCTGCTTTGGCAAGCGGAGCGCCCTTGAGCAGGGATGATAGATCATCTTTGTGGGTGGCTAAATAGAAGGCCAACTTTTCTGTCCTGCCATCGTCCAAATCCAGCCCGGCACCTTGGATAAACGGGATAAGACTGTCGGCGATATCCAGCATCTTGTCATAGGCATCGGCCTCTTTTTTCGATGTGAATGTCATCTTCTCCACCCCTTCTCTGACCACGACATATTGAGTGATAACTGCCATGATTGCCCTCTTACTGGTTATTTATACAGTGCATAGAGTGTCACAGGTGCAACTAATGATGCAAGTCCGGAACGGGATCTGCTAGTATCATGGCATTAAAAGCGGCAATAATTGAATTCTTTTCACGTGATTACGGAAACTTACGCGCAAAAATGTCCGCCGCTGCCAAAGAGGAAGTCAGTTTAGCCATTATGCAAGACGATGCCGTAGACCAGACAGTCATTCTCTGCCGTGCCTGCGACATGGCGGTGCGCAAGCGAGCCCTGCCCTCGGGGGTTCGAGCCCTGTGTCCGCGCTGTCATACGGCACTGTACGATACGCCATACTGCTCCATCAACGGCATGCTGGCTTTGTGTGTGGCCGCCCTCGCTTTCTACCTGCCCGCCAACCTGTTCCCTGTGCTGGAGCTGCATTTTCTCGGCAGTGTGCGTACCGCCAGCGTGGTGGAAGGCGCCATGGCGGTGATGTCATTGGGTTACTGGGTAGTCGGAGTGGCCGTATTAACCGCCGCCGTCGTTGCCCCCGGTATCCTGCTGTTGTCCATACTGGGTCAGATCCTGCTCATCAAGGCCGGACTCAAGCAAGGATGGCAACGCACCACCTACGAATGGTTACTGGAGCAACACGGCCTGCTGAGCCAGTTAACCATGCTGGAAATCTATGTGATCAGCTTTCTGGTCTCGGCATTTCAGCTGGCAGATTTTTCCGACATCTATTTCGGTGTCGGTACCTTTTGTTTCACCATGCTGTTTCTGGTGACCCTGTTTCTGCAGCGTGAATACAACCTTGAACATATGTGGAGCTACCTCGATGTCTGAAGCCGGCACCCAGGGTAAGGATTTAGGCTTGCTGCTGTGCAATGTCTGCCACAAGGTTAACTCAGCCCATCTCAGCCATTGTTGTCGCTGTGGCGAGGCGATATCCGAGCGGGACTACAGCAGTTTGCATAAAAGCTGGGCCCTGCTGCTCACCGCCGCCATCCTGCTTATACCGGCCAACATTTATCCCATCACCACTCTGGTGAATCAGGGGGTGGTCACCCAGGACACCATTTTCTCCGGCATTAAGCACCTGGTGGATTCGGATATGCTGCCGATAGCCATCATAGTCTTTACCGCCAGCATACTGGTGCCTTGGCTCAAAATTATCGGTCTGGCCATTTACCTGACCGCCATCAGCTTTCACCTGCCCATTCCCAAGCGTTTACTGATGGGGGGCTTTCATATCATTGAATGGATTGGTCGCTGGTCCATGCTGGATTTATTTGTTATTTCCCTGACTGTGGCACTGGTCAATATGGGACAACTGCTGGACGCCAAACCCGCGCCGGCCGCTACTGCTTTTGCCTTGGTTATCCTGCTGACCCAGCTGGCCGCCAAGGTGTTGGATACTCGTTTACTTTGGGATCGACTGGAACTCGAACATGACGCAAATTGAAGCCCCGAAAGTTGTGAAGAAAAAGCTGTTTTCACCTGTCTGGCTCTTACCCTTGGTGGCTTTGGCTCTGGGCGCCTGGCTCGGGATCAAAAGCATCCGCGAGTCAGGTGTGGAAATTGTGATCCACTTCCCCAGTGCCACAGGCATAGACGTGGCCAAAACCCTGGTCAAATATCAGGGCCTGACCGTGGGAAAAGTAACCGACATAGCCATCGACGACAACCTTGAGGGCGTGAACGTCAGGGTCAAAATGGACTACCGCGCCGGCCCCTACTTAAAGGATGACACCAAGTTTTGGCTGGTGACCCCCAAGGCATCCATCACAGGTGTCTCAGGCCTCGACGCGCTGTTTTCCGGTAATTATATTGCGGTGCAACCGGGCGATGGTGACTCCCGCACCCAGTTTGAGGCCGAGCGTGAAGCGCCGCCGCTGCTTCCCGGCAATGAAGGCATAGTGGTGGAACTGGCCAGCGACCGTCTGGGCTCACTGGATGTGGGCTCTTCCGTACTCTTTCGCCAACTCCCCGTGGGCCGGGTGGTCAGCTACCGTCTCGAGGGTAACAGGCGCGTCATTATCAGCGCCTTTATCCAGGAGCAATACGCACACCTGGTTAAAGCCGATTCACGTTTCTGGAACGTATCGGGCATTGCCATCGATGCCTCCCTGGCTGGGGTACAGATAAAAAGCGAAAGCATTTCGTCACTGCTGGCCGGCGGGATCAGTTTCAGCTCCTCCGACAGTGACCGTTCAGCCAAACACGGTGACAGCTTTATGCTCTACGAGAGCGAAGCCAATGCCCTCGGCGGCAGAGTTATCCGTCTGAACGCCAAAGACGCCGACGGTATAGGTGCAGGTACCCAGGTACTGTACCGGGGCCTTGTCATAGGCAAGGTGCTTGACAGCCATTTGAGTCAGGACGGTGTCGAACTTGAGGTCAAAATTGACGATGATTACGTACAGTTACTGGGTGACAGCGCCCGCTTCTGGCGCGAAGGAGCCGAATTGTCGCTCTCAGGCATCAAGCATGCCGCCCGTCTGGTAAC is part of the Shewanella cyperi genome and encodes:
- the prc gene encoding carboxy terminal-processing peptidase; amino-acid sequence: MRKLTLAASVASALAAFSAWAIPPAIQVSELPSLEQEPQHKVASKRVADLFTRSHYHRFNLDDGFSASIFDRYLEQLDYRRNVLTQADIAGFNSYATQFDDMLKNGDLSGAYTMFDLAQRRRYERFAYALSLLDAKMNFDEPGDAYEYDREDAPWPKDEAELNELWRQRVKYDALNLKLTGKNWDEIVEVLQKRYNNAIKRLGQTQSEDVFQTVMNAFSRSIEPHTSYLSPRNAERFQMEMNLSLEGIGAVLQLDDDYTVIKSMVAGGPAALSEKLSPEDRIVGVGQEDGPIVDVIGWRLDDVVDLIKGPKGSKVRLQILPKKGGSNAKLFEVTIVRDKIRLEDRAATSKVIEPKEGAYANRKVGVIQIPGFYMNLSQDVARELVKLNEAKVEGIVIDLRGNGGGALTEAVLLTGLFIDMGPVVQVRDANGRVSQHRDNDGKVSYSGPLTVLVDRYSASASEIFAAALQDYQRALIVGESTFGKGTVQQHKSLGRIYDLYDKPIGHVQYTIQKFYRINGGSTQLKGVTPDIPFPSALAQGEYGEAEEDNALPWDQVPVAQYGVVGEISPQLVSSLEAKHEQRIKQDVEFGYIYQDILEYKKHHDEKTVSLVEKDRLAQREADDKKQLDRANERRVHQGLPPVKSLDELENTPEAPDPFLDETAFITLDMVDAGQLAKNAG
- the pepN gene encoding aminopeptidase N; the protein is MTEPTAKHLDDYRVSDFLISDIELRFELAPAATRVTAISQIQRQQTGATELVLDGEQLELERVAVDGRDVAYRLEPGKLIIADVPERFSLELVTLIDPAANSSLEGLYMSDGAYCTQCEAEGFRRITYFLDRPDVLARYKVRIEAPKAEFPFLLSNGNKVDAGELEGGRHFVCWEDPFPKPSYLFALVAGDFDLLQDSFITRSGRNVALQVFVDKGNLHKAHHAMASLKKSMAWDESRFGLEYDLDIYMIVAVDFFNMGAMENKGLNIFNTKYVLADTASATDEDYHGIESVVGHEYFHNWTGNRVTCRDWFQLSLKEGLTVFRDQEFSSDLGSRAVNRIHAIKVIKNQQFAEDAGPMAHPIRPQSVIEMNNFYTVTVYNKGAEVIRMLHTLLGEAGFQAGMKLYFERHDGQAVTCDDFVAAMEDASGIDLRQFRRWYSQAGTPVVTVSDSFDNGCYRLKLSQQQPRIKGLSDPLPLHIPFDVELLGEGGQSLINRVLDLTGEEQVFEFPNLAQRPVPSLLQNFSAPVKLKYDFSTEQLVTLMRHAGSEVARWEASVELFSRAIWGNVSKLAAGDAMGVDSRVADALRAVLLDPQLDRELVAEVLALPSINSLIEQVETVELDALLAARRFVVEELASELADELQARYREQSVLDDAPARALKNACLALLCQASAEAESLALAQYHGSNNMTDTLGALKAVMAAELECAEPLMADFERKWNATPLVMDKWFTLHAMAEDDAVLTRIDALSQHPAFSLSNPNRVRSLIGSFAAGNPAQFHRPDGRGYELLTGYLIKLNSANPQLAARIVTPLIQFAKFDAVRQEKMKACLGQLLAMPDLSRDLFEKVSKALATD
- a CDS encoding YebG family protein, whose amino-acid sequence is MAVITQYVVVREGVEKMTFTSKKEADAYDKMLDIADSLIPFIQGAGLDLDDGRTEKLAFYLATHKDDLSSLLKGAPLAKAEPAPRKNTRKDAAD
- the proQ gene encoding RNA chaperone ProQ; this encodes MESTEKLTDTNAILAYLYETFPLCFIAEGEAKPLKIGLFQDLAERLADDSKVSKTQLRVALRRYTSSWRYLKCIKEGAVRVDLDGNPCGELEQEHIDHAQATLKESQEKAKAKRAERAPKAEATDKPARKPQAKRPRQERPGQDRPRQDRPRQERAAKPSQAEPKAKPAVDVSNLVQAKLADLKPKQRVNVKLGMSPVAGTVVDINKEDVHVQLDSGLTVKVRADYILL
- a CDS encoding paraquat-inducible protein A, which produces MQDDAVDQTVILCRACDMAVRKRALPSGVRALCPRCHTALYDTPYCSINGMLALCVAALAFYLPANLFPVLELHFLGSVRTASVVEGAMAVMSLGYWVVGVAVLTAAVVAPGILLLSILGQILLIKAGLKQGWQRTTYEWLLEQHGLLSQLTMLEIYVISFLVSAFQLADFSDIYFGVGTFCFTMLFLVTLFLQREYNLEHMWSYLDV
- a CDS encoding DUF1302 domain-containing protein; the encoded protein is MKVVKNGFNKSALALGVASALSLGMASSASAVSFDWGAVKGTFDSTFTAGASWRVEERDWDGQIGKVNHPRFDWSNYTAFGNTKYTSAEIWAQPGSYSSNNDLSNLLYSKGDTTSEIVKGLHELSLKYENYGVFARGMWFYDRKLNDGDFGFSDPLTGKEYDPCADKKAREVQCKDVRLLDAFVYANFDLNDGNNPLSIRVGDQVVSWGESTLIAHGIGVINPVDLNILNAPGAELKEAFRPQGMVWASLGLTENLSLEAFYQYDWQPIWIPTPGSIFATNDFAGYGGYNQNAQLGFNANPDINLEFLLAEYNKLSGMLASGQSIPTETLIGLALAYPTKVTLVEDEAKASDDGQYGFKLGYYAPELGETEFGLYFMNYHSRRPLISGTTADFSAGALMLDMHTLGVNAGNIDRETLLGLKSFSKAQIVYPEDIKLYGFSFNTLIGDTSVAGEIAHRQDEPLQIDDVELLFAAMPQQLANAGWRPDLDGLSQYSSYVNDVGLGEYAEGFIRRDTTQAQMTFTHLFGPTLGTDNLTMLAEVGGVWIHDMPGFDELRLNGPGTARSGGNPDMPGIIQALHNGPETNPFPTDFSWGYRIVAKADYNNLFAGINVSPRLIWSHDVDGITPDPMFLFTEGRKSVAFGINFDYQSRWGADISYNSFFGGVGTTNAMADRDYVSFNLKYSI
- a CDS encoding GAF domain-containing protein; translated protein: MKSEFYQSLNRQLAALLEGDDDMVSAMANFSAMLNSQLTELNWVGFYIRRGDELVLGPFQGKVACNRIPWGKGVCGTAAALDSTQRVADVHQFDGHIACDSASNSEIVIPVRKQGQVVAVLDIDSPVFDRFDEADQLGLEQAVRVLENTLFG
- a CDS encoding DUF2835 domain-containing protein, whose protein sequence is MQLFFRINLSFDDFLPYYQGTAEMIQVKDDAGRLLWIHGRHLRRYLTREGIRGHFRLELDQQGKFVSIEKLE
- a CDS encoding paraquat-inducible protein A, yielding MSEAGTQGKDLGLLLCNVCHKVNSAHLSHCCRCGEAISERDYSSLHKSWALLLTAAILLIPANIYPITTLVNQGVVTQDTIFSGIKHLVDSDMLPIAIIVFTASILVPWLKIIGLAIYLTAISFHLPIPKRLLMGGFHIIEWIGRWSMLDLFVISLTVALVNMGQLLDAKPAPAATAFALVILLTQLAAKVLDTRLLWDRLELEHDAN